One Sinorhizobium sp. BG8 DNA window includes the following coding sequences:
- a CDS encoding calcium-binding protein: MTKKIVISANRSTSVSVLDSDTELVVNAGVTVATASTAVVATGTATDRAFYINGTLAADSGYAVRFGTTGVADSGSLFVVGKTGTISAKANGMDIRSGGLELVNHGAIEVVKTTLLISGAATKFVNNGLVSSSSGSVLKASGKDEMVVNNGSIKAAGDALVLSGASANVTNNDTAVSTAAHVLVSSGLSAILTNHGTLKGYAGAIVSTGKSAKITNDGLVSSTKGAAIVSTGTTATITNNDGTLKAYGNGIEVSGDGSKVTNNGSISSSAYGISIDADKVIVTNNKTITAAGGIEIDGSAATVSNYGTINSTKTAVAAVDFSGAVASSFHNYGLVKSTGTAFLGGSGVQSVFNSGTIKGSVILGAGNDYFDGSGGTVTGSVKGGKGNDVYVVSDTGTKLVELAGQGTDLVKSSASFVLGANFENLTLTGSANINATGNSLANQLHGNSGSNVIKGGGGNDTIWGHGGSDTLTGGAGSDHFVFAKGDGKDTITDFSASGSNHDVLDLSGLASITSYADLTKNHMEQVGSNVLIDGLNGDSILLKGVKIAALDADDFIF; this comes from the coding sequence ATGACAAAGAAGATCGTGATCTCCGCCAATCGGTCGACCTCGGTGTCGGTACTCGACAGCGACACGGAACTGGTGGTCAATGCCGGCGTGACCGTTGCTACCGCCTCGACGGCCGTCGTTGCTACGGGGACGGCGACAGATCGCGCATTCTACATCAACGGGACGCTCGCCGCCGACAGCGGCTATGCGGTGCGGTTCGGCACTACGGGCGTCGCCGACAGCGGCAGCCTTTTCGTGGTCGGCAAGACCGGCACGATCTCCGCCAAGGCCAATGGAATGGACATCCGCAGCGGCGGGCTGGAGCTTGTCAACCACGGCGCGATCGAGGTCGTGAAGACAACCCTTCTGATATCTGGCGCGGCGACCAAGTTCGTCAACAATGGCCTTGTCTCGTCGTCCTCAGGTAGCGTGCTCAAGGCAAGCGGCAAGGACGAAATGGTTGTCAACAACGGTTCGATAAAGGCCGCAGGGGACGCGCTCGTGCTGTCCGGCGCATCGGCCAATGTCACCAACAACGACACGGCTGTTTCGACGGCCGCGCATGTGCTCGTATCATCCGGTTTGTCAGCCATCCTAACCAATCACGGCACTCTTAAGGGTTATGCCGGCGCGATCGTCTCGACCGGTAAGTCGGCGAAGATCACGAATGACGGGCTGGTATCCTCGACAAAAGGCGCGGCGATCGTTTCCACCGGAACCACGGCGACCATAACCAACAATGACGGGACGCTGAAAGCTTACGGCAACGGTATCGAGGTAAGTGGCGACGGGTCGAAAGTCACCAACAACGGCTCCATTTCCTCATCCGCCTACGGCATCTCCATCGACGCCGACAAGGTCATCGTGACAAACAACAAGACGATCACGGCTGCCGGCGGCATCGAGATCGATGGCAGCGCGGCTACTGTCAGCAACTACGGCACCATCAATTCGACCAAGACTGCGGTGGCGGCGGTCGATTTTTCAGGTGCCGTTGCCTCCAGCTTCCACAATTACGGGCTCGTCAAGAGTACCGGCACCGCGTTCCTTGGCGGCAGCGGCGTCCAGTCCGTCTTCAACAGCGGAACGATCAAGGGATCGGTTATCCTCGGCGCCGGCAACGACTATTTCGACGGTTCCGGCGGCACGGTTACGGGAAGCGTGAAGGGCGGCAAAGGCAATGATGTCTATGTCGTGAGCGACACCGGGACAAAGCTCGTCGAGCTCGCCGGGCAAGGCACAGATCTTGTGAAGTCGAGCGCCAGCTTCGTGCTTGGCGCCAACTTCGAGAACTTGACACTGACAGGATCGGCAAACATCAACGCCACAGGCAACTCGCTGGCAAACCAGCTGCATGGCAATTCCGGCAGCAACGTCATCAAGGGCGGCGGGGGCAACGACACCATCTGGGGGCACGGTGGCAGCGACACCCTGACGGGCGGAGCAGGCTCGGACCATTTCGTTTTTGCAAAGGGCGACGGCAAGGACACCATCACCGACTTTTCGGCAAGCGGTTCGAACCACGATGTGCTTGACCTGTCGGGCCTCGCCAGCATCACAAGCTATGCGGACTTGACGAAGAACCACATGGAACAGGTGGGCTCGAACGTCCTGATCGATGGTCTGAACGGGGATTCGATTCTCCTGAAGGGCGTCAAGATTGCAGCCCTGGACGCGGACGACTTCATTTTCTGA
- a CDS encoding patatin-like phospholipase family protein, with protein MRAYVDASHAAIGPQEQWLPQANGKNLEMLCLSGGGSGGAFAVGVLSAWSASQTRPEFDVVTGVSTGALIAPFAFLGPSYDATLVKLYTGGAAKQLVDARWMGSGLLGTSMLKGERLREMVTEYITKEIFQKIAAEHRKGRRLFVLTTNLDAQRGVVWNMGAIANSGRPDALSLFRDVLIASASIPGVFPAVTVNATTGISRIEELHSDGGASMQFFGLPEIMLASPGKPLFPSNPHLNIYVIINNALIPEFGTTNNSTLAVVGRSYATMVKSQTKQSLLALYNFSQRTGGNLKIASIDKQIPYSMLDPFNTDYMRAVFADGYDQFSKGLLWRDSPVFE; from the coding sequence ATGCGAGCCTACGTCGACGCATCGCATGCCGCCATCGGACCGCAGGAACAATGGTTGCCCCAAGCAAACGGCAAGAACCTGGAGATGCTATGCCTGTCCGGCGGCGGATCGGGCGGCGCATTTGCGGTGGGCGTATTGTCGGCGTGGAGTGCCAGTCAAACGCGGCCGGAGTTCGATGTTGTGACCGGTGTCAGTACGGGTGCGCTCATTGCACCCTTCGCCTTTCTCGGCCCATCCTACGACGCCACGCTCGTGAAGCTGTACACGGGAGGGGCAGCCAAACAGCTCGTTGACGCACGGTGGATGGGCAGCGGACTGCTGGGCACGAGCATGCTCAAGGGCGAGCGTCTGCGCGAGATGGTGACTGAATACATAACAAAGGAAATCTTCCAGAAGATCGCAGCGGAGCATCGCAAAGGCAGGCGTTTGTTTGTCCTGACTACCAATCTCGATGCCCAGCGAGGGGTAGTCTGGAACATGGGCGCGATCGCCAACAGCGGACGTCCCGATGCTCTTTCGCTCTTCCGCGATGTGCTGATTGCCTCGGCCAGCATTCCCGGCGTTTTTCCGGCTGTAACAGTCAACGCGACGACAGGCATAAGCCGGATAGAAGAACTCCATTCCGACGGAGGGGCGTCAATGCAGTTTTTCGGATTGCCGGAGATCATGCTGGCATCGCCGGGCAAGCCCCTGTTCCCAAGCAACCCGCACCTCAACATCTATGTGATCATAAACAATGCGCTCATTCCGGAATTTGGCACCACGAACAACTCAACTCTTGCTGTCGTAGGGCGTTCCTATGCCACCATGGTCAAGTCGCAAACGAAACAATCTCTTCTTGCCCTTTACAATTTCAGCCAGAGGACAGGGGGCAATCTCAAAATAGCGTCGATCGACAAGCAGATCCCCTATTCGATGCTGGACCCATTCAATACCGACTACATGCGAGCAGTCTTCGCTGATGGGTATGACCAGTTCTCCAAGGGCCTGTTGTGGAGAGATTCCCCCGTGTTCGAATAG